A single window of Perognathus longimembris pacificus isolate PPM17 unplaced genomic scaffold, ASM2315922v1 HiC_scaffold_5225, whole genome shotgun sequence DNA harbors:
- the LOC125345026 gene encoding oocyte-expressed protein homolog: MGPDAAGQGGQQPSSPQERPRGAPRLRPQVRVQPWWFPVEDMSRPLGFYLEAWLADQIFGERPGRARPLGPHQAVVSQLAWRSRALVHVSKVARGTVAEVSILGRPAGQNRVKSFLLSLAARGAELQDRPAEKMPQPEEFLKSPKSGADTPQHPA, translated from the exons ATGGGGCCGGATGCGGCCGGACAGGGCGGGCAGCAGCCGTCCTCCCCCCAGGAGAGGCCGCGTGGGGCCCCGCGTCTGCGCCCCCAGGTTCGCGTCCAGCCGTGGTGGTTTCCGGTGGAGGACATGAGCCGCCCTCTGGGGTTCTacctggaggcctggctggcAGATCAGATCTTCGGGGAGCGGCCAGGGCGGGCGAGGCCGCTGG GTCCCCACCAAGCCGTGGTCTCCCAGCTGGCATGGCGGAGTCGGGCCTTGGTGCACGTGAGCAAGGTGGCCCGCGGCACCGTGGCTGAGGTCTCCATCTTGGGACGGCCTGCGGGGCAGAATCGCGTGAAGAGCTTTCTCCTGAGCCTCGCAGCCCGGGGCGCAGAGCTCCAGGACCGGCCAG CTGAGAAGATGCCTCAACCTGAAGAGTTCTTGAAGAGCCCTAAGTCAGGCGCAGACACTCCCCAGCATCCTGCTTAG